From the Entomomonas sp. E2T0 genome, one window contains:
- a CDS encoding pilin, with translation MNRIRGFTLIELMIVIAILGILAAIAVPAYRTHIAKIQVTEIVNVLTRYKTEIAETVSMKNMCPSGIVKDKVPNTYQVVFGAAGNIGGQKYTCMVMVLTKSTSDSKLSPAVADNVIVLAGRFNVGSIEWACRTTIEQAYVPNSCEGGLSAGDALGEF, from the coding sequence ATGAATAGAATACGTGGTTTTACATTAATTGAATTGATGATTGTTATTGCGATTCTAGGTATATTGGCCGCTATTGCTGTACCTGCCTATAGAACACATATTGCTAAGATACAGGTAACAGAAATTGTAAATGTATTGACTAGATATAAAACTGAAATAGCAGAAACAGTTAGTATGAAGAATATGTGCCCTTCAGGAATAGTGAAAGATAAAGTTCCTAATACCTATCAAGTTGTCTTTGGTGCTGCGGGAAATATAGGTGGACAAAAATATACTTGTATGGTTATGGTTCTGACAAAATCAACAAGTGATAGTAAACTTAGTCCAGCAGTTGCTGATAATGTTATTGTTTTAGCTGGTAGGTTTAATGTAGGTTCTATTGAGTGGGCATGTAGAACTACAATAGAACAGGCATATGTGCCTAATAGTTGCGAAGGTGGTTTATCAGCAGGTGATGCGCTTGGTGAATTTTGA